The following nucleotide sequence is from Pseudobutyrivibrio ruminis HUN009.
ATACGGTTAATAGATAGAAGGAGTGAAGATTATGACATTTAGCGATATTTTTAAATCAAGCTTTTTAAGCAATGTAACAAGCGTAACAGTTTTAGATATGGTAATTGCTATGGCATTATCATTTGCAATTGGTTTATTTATTTTCTTTATTTATAAGAAGACATACGCAGGAGTTATGTACTCATCAAATTTCGGAGTGACTTTAGTAGCTCTTACAATGATTGCGACATTCGTTATCTTGGCGGTAACCAGTAACGTAGTTCTTTCGTTAGGTATGGTCGGTGCCTTATCAATCGTTCGTTTTAGAACAGCAATCAAGGAGCCTCTTGATATAGCTTTTCTTTTCTGGGCAATTGCAGCAGGTATTGTACTTGCAGCAGGAATGATTCCACTTGCAGTATTTGGTAGTGTGATTATCGGTGTAATGATTACCGTATTTGCGAATCGTAAATCAAATGTTAATCCATATATCGTAGTCCTTCGCTGTGAGGATTCTCTTACAGAGAAGGAAGCAATGCAGTATTTAAACGAGAAGACAACTAAGTGTGTGGTTAAGAGCAAGACTGCTAGAAAGGGTGAGATTGAACTGAATCTTGAAATCAGACTCAAGGAAGACAACACAGATTTCATTAACCAGTTATCTGATATGACAGGAGTGGAAAGTGCAGTACTTGTAAGCTATAACGGCGATTACATGGGATAAGGAGGACAGATTATGTCAACTAATAAAAGAATTGACATCATCTGCGTAGTGGTCTTGATACTGGCCATCATCCTGACGGTTTTATTTATGAACGGCGAGAAGCTTGGACTTACAGTGGTGGTTGATGAGGATGCTGAAAAAACCACCACATCTTCATATTTTACAACCAATGATATGGATGGTGACTGGGATACTTCCGAGGCGACAGTAATTACTTTAGAAGGAGAAGACATAACTGTTTCGGGGTCAGGAGCTTATGTAAATGATGGTAATGTGTACATTGCACAATCTGGATATTATGTGGTAAGTGGAGAGCTTACTGATGGAAGCATCGTTGTTGCTGCTGAGGATTATTCAAAGGTATGGATTATGCTTGATGGGGTAGATATTTACTGCGAAGACGATGCAGGAATAATTGTGGAGCAGGCAGACAAGGTATTTTTAACTTTGGCAGAAGGCTCTGAAAACACAATTGAAACTGGCAGCGAGTATTCAGAGGAAGCAGTGGAAGATGATATAGATGGAGCTATTTTCTCTCACGATGATTTGACAATAAATGGAAGCGGTAGCTTGACTGTTACAACAAGCTATTCACACGGTATTGTTTCAAAGGATGATTTGATTATCACAGGTGGAACAATTACGGTAACTGCTCCTGGTGATGGCTTGAAAGCAAATGATGCTCTGAATATAACAGATGCAGATATTACTATTGATGTTGAAGATGATGGCATTAATTGCGATACCAGTGTATACATTGGCGGAGGCACAATTCTTATAAGTAATTCTTATGAGGGAATAGAGGCTGTAATCATTGAAATAGAAGATGGTGATATCACCATTTATTCAACTGATGATGGTTTGAATGCCAATGGAGGTTCTTCTGAAGAGTTCGACATGGGCCAAGGAGGCGGCCAGCGTATGAACATGGGTGAAGTCCCAGAAGATACTGTAGAGTCAGAAGAGTCTGATACAGAGGAAGAAGAAACATACATTAGCATAAGTGGTGGAACACTAAGAATTTTTAACGAAGGTGGTAGTGACGCAGATGGCATTGATTCTAACGGTGATATTAGTATATCAGGTGGTACGATCTTTGTAAGTCTAACTGATGGCGGAATGAATAACGCGATTGACTACGCAAGTGAAAATGGTGGTGTTGCAGTAATCACAGGAGGAACAATTATTGCTGCTGGAAGTAGCGGTATGGCAGAATCCTTTGATAGTACATCCACACAGGCATCTATACTTTACACAACTAGCGCTTCCATGGAAGCTGGAACTACAGTTTCGGTTGTAGATGCAGATGGAAATGAAATTATTTCATGGGAAGTTCCATATAGCTTCTCTTCAATTAATATTAGTAGTCCGGATTTAACTGTAGGTGAAACCTATACAATCTGCATAGGTGATGAATCCGAGACAGTTACACTTGAAGATGTGGTAACTACTGTTGGCGAAGCAACTGCAGGTGGTATGAGCCAAATGGGTGGACTAGGTCAGATGGATGGCGAGAACCAAATGGGCCCTATGGGTGGCGCTGGAAAAGGAAATCGTGTACAATACCCCTAACATTTATAGTGAATGATTAGGAGACATAATTAAAATGAAAGAAAACATAGTTCTAATTGGTATGCCAGGTGTTGGCAAAAGTACTTTGGGTGTTGTATTGGCAAAGGAACTTGGATTTGAATTCGTAGATGCGGATTTGCTTATCCAAAAGAGGGAAAAACGTTTGCTTAAGGAAATCATAGCCGATGAAGGCGTGGATGGTTTTCTTAAAATAGAAAATGATGTTAATGCTAGCATTTCTTCAACCAAAACAGTTATTGCAACTGGTGGTAGTGTTATCTATGGTGCAGAGGCAATGGAGCACCTAAAGGAAATTGGAACTATTGTTTATCTTAAGCTTGATTATGAAACACTTGATAGTCGCCTCGGCAGCCTAAAGGGCCGCGGGGTTGTTCTAAAAGACGGGCAGAATCTTAAGTCTCTCTATGATGAAAGAATTCCGCTGTATGAAAAATATGCAGATGTTACCGTAGATGAGGGTGGCCTCGGCCTCGAGGAAACACTTGATGCGGTGCTAGAAAAAATATCTGAATAGATAGTTTAAAAGTCCTGTAACTATCAATCTCTATGTACTGTCAAGGAGGCGTGTTAGCCGACAAGACAGTATCATAGGATTGTTAGTGTAACAGGACTTTTTGTTTAATATGATATTAGCTTTCTGAAACTTTTTTGTAGCCAGTTTTTACAAGCCACTTCTGATCGATAATCTTTACTTCGTCCCCGAATAAGATGTGGAGACGTACAGATGATGGCTGCTTTTCAATTTCTTTGACTGTTCCCTCTCCAAATTTTGGATGAGAAACAACATCGCCTACTTCATATCGTATTTTCGAATTTTCCATATTTTTGTAAGCGCGCTGTGTGCGATAAGTATCAAGCATCTGAACCTGCTTGTGGTCTACTGTAGGACGCTTTAAAACTGAATCATAGTCCACCTTTTTGAGGCTCTGACCTTCTACGTAGTAGTCTGCAGGGATGGCGCCGATAAGGCTGCAGCAGTATTTCCATGCACTGCCGTGAACTCCTGGCTGCCATGTGTATTCGCTTGGGATGCTGATGTGACGTGTCATGTAGTGTGCATATTCATGCTTATATAAATTGATTCGATCGGCCTTTGAAAGCTGCTCATTTAAGCAAAAGCCAATGAAAAATAGTGAAAACTGGAATTGTTCTTCATCATCATATGAAGGTGGAAGATAAGAACCAAGAGCTTTTTCATCCATTCCAAAGGTGATTGGAACTTCTGCACCGTGGAGCCCCAGCTTATGATCTAGAACTGAGTACAATGCAGTAATTTCTGCACGAAGAACAGGTTCTTCATCGTGCAACATTTTAAACATTTCTTTCTTTGTCATTATGTCTCCTTAAAACTCGATATAACATTTACAGAAGGATAGTATATCAACTGAATTTGAAATTTACAATTATCAAAGATGATAAATTTGTTAATTTTACAATATTTATTTGACTTTGAAAAAGGCCGATATTACTATAAAACTATAAAGGAAATTATGCACAAAATTCTGCGTTAGGAGATTAAATATATGAGAAGAGCAATCAGAGTTTCAAAAAAGATATTGGCCTTTTCGCTGGCCGTATTTATGGGAGTAGCAGTCCTTGGTTTGTCACTACAGGCAGATGCTGCCAAAAAGAAATCCTCAGGAACATATGCAGAAGGTGATGATATTGCCTTTGGAACCTTGGATGGAAACATTATCAACTGGACAATTCTTACATATGACGATACTACAAAGGTTGCCCTTATTGTTTCAAGAAAGACACTTCATTCAAACTCAGTTATTGCCTATAGAGATTCAATTAACAAGATGTATAACGATTCTAAGACAAGTGCTGGATATGTTAGATGGGAAGACAACTACTGGAGAGGCTGGCTTAATCAGATTTTCTATGATCAGTGTTTTACAGATGCTGAAAAGGCAACTATTCAGAAGACTTCTCTTACTGAGGAAGCAGCCCAGACAAGTCTTATGAATTTCTATCATGACACTACTTTGGATGCTTATTATCTTGCTGGAAATGTTAAGAACTCTCTTAATATGAATATTTACAACAATCAGAGTACAACTTCTGATTATATTTTCTTCCTTTCTTCAGATGAGTACACAGAGTACAAGGATACTATGAAATACGAGACCAGCAACACATGGCCTCTTAGAACAAACGCTTATGATGATCCGGCTCAGGGACTGTTTGTAAATGATGCAAAGAAGCTCATCGAAAGAAAGTACTATTATCTTGGTGATGGAATCAGACCAGCTATGTATGTAAAGCTTGGTAAGACTGACGAGGAAAAGGCTGCGGAAGCAGAAGAAAATACAGATACATCTTCTAGCGATACTATTGTTACTTCTGATAACCAGTCGACAGATAAATCTACAACAGACTCGGCTAAAAAAGAAACATCAAATAATACTACAAGCAATAATACATCATCGAACCAGACAAGTGCAGCAAATAGCTCTAGTAGCGCATCGACATCCACATCTACAGCAAAGGCTACTTCGTCAAAGAAATATGCCAATAATGGTACCAATATAGGTAATATTACTTTGCCGGATGATGCGTCATACTCTATGAGTAATGGCAGCACTGCTCAGGTTGCAATTGACCTTGATTACTTAAACAGTACAGATAAGAAGTATAATATTACTTATAAATCTTCAGATGCCAGCGTGTTCACTGTTGATTCAAATGGACTGATTACATCCGTTGGCAAAGGAACTGGAACATTGACTGTAAGAATGAAGAAATCAAATGGCAAGACTTATACCATGACATGCCGTGTTGATGTGACCTAGGAGTAGAGGCGTGACACAGGAAAGATTCCTTAAAAGAAAAGTAATTATAAATAATTTGACAGATTTACAGCCTGACTATGAGCCTGGCACTTTGGTGCTGACTAATAGCCAGGCTGTTGTTGATGAGTGCACAGTCAGGCACATACCGGTGGCGGCATACGAAGATGAGGGGGCACAGCCTATCCACTGTTCGCAGGTACTGATTGATGTGGATGAAATAGAAGATGACGATTTTGAGAACATCTACAGACGATGTGCCGGCATACCATGGGATATCGCATATACGGAGCGGTGCTTTATAAGTGAATTTGGGATGGCTGATTTGGATGCACTCTTTGAATTGTATTCTGAACCACATATGACTGACTATATGGAACCGCTTTTTGAATACGATGAAGAAAAGCAGTACGAGGAAAATTATATAGAATACATTTACAAGCTATATGGCTTTGGAATGTGGTTGATTTTCGACAGATTCACAGGTAAATTAATAGGTAGAGCAGGTATAGAAGTGCGGGAATCCTGCGACAGAGAAAACCAGGCAGAAATGGGCTTCGCTATTGCATCCAGCAGATGGAAGCAGGGACTGGCCTATGAGGTTTGCTCAAAGATAATGGAACTGGCTAGGGATGAATATGGGCTCACAAGCTTAATTGCAAGATGTGATCCTGAAAATGTGGCCAGCAGACATTTATTAGAAAAACTCGGTTTCGTTATTGCGGGATACGAAACGGATGGAGATTGTAGGTATTTTAGGGAGATTTTGTAATGGATTTAAAAAATTATCAGCATGAAGTAGTGGTGACTGATGAGGGGCTTCCATTTAAGCTTTTTGCTTTTGAAGGTCAGAATGGAAATTATGTAAGGGAAAAACACTGGCACCGTTCAATCGAGATTTTCGCTGTATGGGAGGGCAGATTGGAATTTACTCTCCAAGAAAAGCGTTTTCCTCTTAACGGTGGCGAGTTTGTCATAGTTAATAGCAATGAGGTTCATAGTATAGCAGCTCCAGATGTTAATAAAACGGTGGTATTGCAGATTCCACAGGATACATTTGCGGAGTATTTTACAGATGAGCAGTTTATTTGGTTTTCTCATGGAGACAGAGAAACAGATCATCGTGTGTTTACACTTTTGCAGGAAATGTATCTTATTTATACAAATGGAGAAGAAGCCAATAAGCTTCAGGTTCTTAGCTTGTATTATGAGCTTCTTTATATTTTGGTTACAAAATATCGTAAGTTCAATGTTAATGAAGAAATACTTAAGAACAGTAAGCAGTTGAAGAAGCTTTCAAATATCACAAGATATATGAAGGACCATTATGCTGAGAGTATATCTTTGGAATCAATGGCAGAGCAGTTTAACTATTCTCCATCATATCTTTCTAGAATGTTTCAAAAGCATGCTGGAATCAATTTTAAAGACTATTTGCTTGGAATTAGATTAGAGCATGCAGTCCGGGAATTAGAAGAAACAAATGGCCAGATTGTAGATATTGCATTGGGAAATGGATTCCCAAATTCAAAGGCATTTTCAAATGCATTTAGAGATAAATACGGAGTGCTCCCCAGCGAGTACAGAAGGAGTAATGAATAATAATGGCGAAGAAAGTATATGCAGTCAGAGTAGGTAGAAAACCTGGAATTTATAACACATGGGATGAGGCTAAGGCTCAGGTTGATGGCTTCAAGGGGCCTGTGTTTAAGGGCTTTACATCTATGGCAGAGGCAGAGGCTTTTATGAAAGGAGGCTCTGTAAGTAGCGGAGCTGCTAAATCTGCAACTGTTAAAAATGATATTGTGACTGCAGCTGATGCTTTCCAGAATCTTCAAAAGGTAACTGTAGAGGATGGAGGCAAATACAACATTCTTGATGCCCAGATTAAGGAGCAGTGCATTGACAAGGTGGCGCTTATTACAAAAGCCTTCAAGACTGCATTTGCATCGCTAGTTTCTATTGATGACATTAGCGCAAATGAGGATGTAAAGACTTTGATGGCTCGCTATGGATGTGATTTTGATAGTCTTACATCTGAGTACAATATTGCCTTTGTAGATGGTGGTGGCGACAAAGTGGGTGCCAATTTCGAAAGCACTAGAATTCTCTTTGGTGTAGTTTTCTATAATGCTGAGGAATCTAAATTCAGCTTATACAGATATGCCCTTGAAAGGGGCACAGATTTTGATTGGCTCTTTAGAGCATCAAATGTGGCAGGAGAGGAGCTCGCGGCATTGTTTGCTATGTATATAGCAGCTCGTCTGGGATTGAAACAAATCCACATTTATCAGGATAACAATCTTCCAGCAAAATATTTCTCTGGAGCCTTCAAGAAAATCCATAAGATGGATGATTATATGCTTCAGATATTTATAAACGCCAGCTTACAATACTTGAAGCAAGGCCTGGAAATTAACTTTCTTTATGTGCCATCAGAGCATGCAGCTTACAAGGACAAAGCAAAAGCTACTAAGGGAAAGGCTGTATATGAATCCCAGGATATTCCAAAAATCTCCTTTGAAATGGCAGAATTTTTGAATGGAGTTTCCGATAGATTAGCGGATTATAAGAATTAATGGTATTTATACAATACTTTTAAAGTTGGGTATTGATATTCATCGTGATATAGTATATTATAATTTCATCAAACAGATTTGAAGGACGAATTCAAATCTAAAATAAAAGAAAAGAGGGAAATAATATGTTTTGTAGTTCATGCGGTACACAGTTAGAAGAGGGCACACTATTTTGCCCAAATTGCGGTAATCCTGTAGCACAGGCAAATGATACAGCTCAGGTAAACGAGACAGCACAGGCTAACAGCGCAGCACAGGCTAACAGCGCAGCACAGGCTAACAGCGCAGCACAGGCTAACAGCGCAGCACAGGCTAGTGCTCCTATTAATCCAGCACCACAGTTTGATGGTTCAACACAGTATTACACACCACAGCCAGTCCTTGGTTTGAAATGGGCAAACTTCCTTGGATATTTTGCTTTGTGGGCAGGCGCACTTGTAAATCTTGGTTCTGGTATTGCACTTATTACTGGATTAATTTATGGTGAGGATGCAGATCTTGTTTATAGCTTCTTCACAGGTCTTAAAGTGTTAGATGTTCTTTACGGAATTTGTTTACTTGCTACTGTTGCATTGGGCGTTGTGACAGCACTATCTATCATCAAGCGCAAGAAGCAGGCAGGCACTTTAGTTTGCTTAATGTATGGTGTTCAGTCTGTATTATCAATTATTTATATAATTGGTGCTACAATTATTCTTGGCACATTTGCGGGTGATGCTACTACAATTACTCAAATTGTTGTTTCAATCGTTATGATTTTTGTAAACCGTACATACTTCAACAACAGACGCGATGTATATGTTAACTAAATATATGTCAAAAAATTGACATCACATAGTAAAGATTTAAAAGTCTCCAAAGTGTTTTGTTTGATATCATTTGATTATCGAAAACGTTTTGGGGGCTTTATTTTTGTAAAAGGAGCCGCGTTATTTAAAGGAGGGTAATTACAATGAACAACATGCCAAATGTAAAAATTGGTGTAGTAGCAGTTTCTCGTGACTGCTTCCCAGAAAGCTTATCAGTAAACAGAAGAAAGGCACTTATTGAGGCTTATACAAAGAAGTACGGTGCAGAGCACATCTATGAGTGCCCAGTTTGTATAGTAGAGAGCGAAATCCACATGGTACAGGCTCTCGAGGATATTAAGAAAGCAGGATGTAACGCACTTTGCGTATATCTTGGAAACTTCGGTCCAGAAATTTCAGAGACACTTCTTGCAAAGCACTTTGAAGGACCAAAGATGTTTATTGCAGCAGCAGAAGAGTCAGGCAACAGCCTTCTTGATGGTAGAGGAGATGCTTACTGTGGTATGCTCAACGCTAGCTACAATTTACAGCTTCGTAACATCAAGGCTTATATCCCAGAGTATCCAGTAGGTGATGCTGAGGATTGCGCTGATATGATTCATGAGTTCGAGCCAATCGCTCGTGCAGTAATCGCACTTTCAGATCTTAAGATTATCAGCTTTGGACCACGTCCACTTAACTTCCTTGCTTGTAATGCACCAATCAAGCAGCTTTACAACCTTGGTGTTGAAATTGAGGAGAACTCAGAGCTTGATCTTTTCGAAGCATTTAATAAGCATGAAGGTGACAGCCGTATTCCAGAGGTTGTTGCAGATATGGAAAAAGAACTTGGCGCTGGAAACAAGAAGCCAGAGGTTCTTGCAAAGCTTGCTCAGTACGAGCTTACACTTAAGGATTGGGTAAGAGATCACAAGGGATATCGTAAATACGTAGCAATCGCTGGCAAGTGCTGGCCTGCATTCCAGACACAGTTTGGTTTCGTTCCTTGCTATGTAAACTCAAGATTAACAGGTGAAGGCATTCCTGTATCTTGCGAGGTTGATATCTACGGATGTCTTTCAGAGTTCATCGGTACAGTTGTTTCAGAAGATATCGTTACACTTCTTGATATCAACAACTCAGTACCAAAGGATATGTACAACGAGGAAATCAAGGGTAAGACAAACTACACACTTCAGGATACATTCATGGGATTCCACTGCGGAAATACATGCTCTAAGAAGCTTGCATTCTGCGAGATGAAGAACCAGAAGATTATGGCTCGTACACTTCCTGTAGAGGTTACAAACGGAACACTTGAAGGCGATATCGCTCCAGGTGAAATCACATTCTACAGACTTCAGTCTACAGCAGACAACATCCTTCGTGCTTACATCGCACAGGGCGAGGTTCTTGATGTACGTACTAAGTCATTCGGTTCAATCGGTGTATTTGCTATTCCAGAAATGGGACGCTTCTATCGTCACTGGTTAATCGAAAAGGGATTCCCACATCACGGAGCAGTTGCATTCGGTCACTATGGAAAGGCTCTATACGAAGTATTCAAGTACATCGGAGTAGAGGTAGATGAAATCGGATACAACCAGCCTGCAGGCGTACGTTATCCTACAGAGAATCCATTCGCATAATTAGTTAAAAAATGGCTGGCTTCGGCCAGCCATTTTTGGAATAGGAGATTATAGTTATGTATTATATCGGAGTTGATCTTGGTACATCGGCTGTAAAGCTTCTTCTCATGGAAGGCAACGGTGATATCAAGAAAATAGTTTCAAAGGAATATGACCTTAGCTTCCCGCATCCAGGCTGGTCTGAGCAGAAGCCTGAGGATTGGTGGGCTCAGTCTATGGCTGGCTTGAAGGAACTTACAGCAGAGGTTGATAAGAGCCAGGTGGCAGGTATTTCCTTTGGTGGTCAGATGCATGGCCTTGTAACACTTGATGCAGATGACAATGTCATTCGTCCTGCAATTCTTTGGAATGACGGACGTACAGGAAAAGAGACAGAGTATCTCAACAACGTAATTGGAAAGGACAAGCTTTCTGCTTACACTGCAAATATTGCATTCGCAGGCTTCACCGCTCCAAAGATTCTTTGGATGCAGGAAAATGAGCCAGAGCTTTGGGCTAAGGTAGCAAAGATTATGCTTCCAAAGGACTACTTGGCTTACAAGCTATCCGGAAGCTTCTGCACAGATTATTCTGATGCCAGCGGTATGCTTCTTCTTGATGTTAAGAACAGATGCTGGAGCAAGGAAATGATGGATATCTGCCATGTTTCTGAGTCTCAGCTTCCTAAGCTTTACGAGAGCTATGAAGTAGTTGGCACAATTAAGCCAGCGGTTGCAGCAGAGCTTGGATTTACAAATGATGTAAAGATTATTGCAGGTGCTGGTGACAACGCTGCAGCTGCAGTTGGTACAGGTACAGTC
It contains:
- a CDS encoding zinc ribbon domain-containing protein, producing MFCSSCGTQLEEGTLFCPNCGNPVAQANDTAQVNETAQANSAAQANSAAQANSAAQANSAAQASAPINPAPQFDGSTQYYTPQPVLGLKWANFLGYFALWAGALVNLGSGIALITGLIYGEDADLVYSFFTGLKVLDVLYGICLLATVALGVVTALSIIKRKKQAGTLVCLMYGVQSVLSIIYIIGATIILGTFAGDATTITQIVVSIVMIFVNRTYFNNRRDVYVN
- a CDS encoding GNAT family N-acetyltransferase; its protein translation is MTQERFLKRKVIINNLTDLQPDYEPGTLVLTNSQAVVDECTVRHIPVAAYEDEGAQPIHCSQVLIDVDEIEDDDFENIYRRCAGIPWDIAYTERCFISEFGMADLDALFELYSEPHMTDYMEPLFEYDEEKQYEENYIEYIYKLYGFGMWLIFDRFTGKLIGRAGIEVRESCDRENQAEMGFAIASSRWKQGLAYEVCSKIMELARDEYGLTSLIARCDPENVASRHLLEKLGFVIAGYETDGDCRYFREIL
- a CDS encoding DUF4956 domain-containing protein: MTFSDIFKSSFLSNVTSVTVLDMVIAMALSFAIGLFIFFIYKKTYAGVMYSSNFGVTLVALTMIATFVILAVTSNVVLSLGMVGALSIVRFRTAIKEPLDIAFLFWAIAAGIVLAAGMIPLAVFGSVIIGVMITVFANRKSNVNPYIVVLRCEDSLTEKEAMQYLNEKTTKCVVKSKTARKGEIELNLEIRLKEDNTDFINQLSDMTGVESAVLVSYNGDYMG
- a CDS encoding carbohydrate-binding domain-containing protein produces the protein MSTNKRIDIICVVVLILAIILTVLFMNGEKLGLTVVVDEDAEKTTTSSYFTTNDMDGDWDTSEATVITLEGEDITVSGSGAYVNDGNVYIAQSGYYVVSGELTDGSIVVAAEDYSKVWIMLDGVDIYCEDDAGIIVEQADKVFLTLAEGSENTIETGSEYSEEAVEDDIDGAIFSHDDLTINGSGSLTVTTSYSHGIVSKDDLIITGGTITVTAPGDGLKANDALNITDADITIDVEDDGINCDTSVYIGGGTILISNSYEGIEAVIIEIEDGDITIYSTDDGLNANGGSSEEFDMGQGGGQRMNMGEVPEDTVESEESDTEEEETYISISGGTLRIFNEGGSDADGIDSNGDISISGGTIFVSLTDGGMNNAIDYASENGGVAVITGGTIIAAGSSGMAESFDSTSTQASILYTTSASMEAGTTVSVVDADGNEIISWEVPYSFSSINISSPDLTVGETYTICIGDESETVTLEDVVTTVGEATAGGMSQMGGLGQMDGENQMGPMGGAGKGNRVQYP
- the xylB gene encoding xylulokinase, producing MYYIGVDLGTSAVKLLLMEGNGDIKKIVSKEYDLSFPHPGWSEQKPEDWWAQSMAGLKELTAEVDKSQVAGISFGGQMHGLVTLDADDNVIRPAILWNDGRTGKETEYLNNVIGKDKLSAYTANIAFAGFTAPKILWMQENEPELWAKVAKIMLPKDYLAYKLSGSFCTDYSDASGMLLLDVKNRCWSKEMMDICHVSESQLPKLYESYEVVGTIKPAVAAELGFTNDVKIIAGAGDNAAAAVGTGTVGEGKCNLSIGTSGTIFISSKNFTVDPANALHSFDHADGGYHLMGCMLSAASCNKWWMDEILKTKDYPAEQAGIKNLGENRVFYLPYLMGERSPHNNPDARAMFIGMSMDTTREDMTQAVLEGVAFGLRDSLEVARSQGIVIERSKICGGGAKSPLWQQIIASVMNLKLDILENEEGPGLGGAILAAVGCGEYATVEEACDKLVKVKTTVEPDPELIRKYEERYQEFKKLYPTVKSLF
- a CDS encoding shikimate kinase, whose translation is MKENIVLIGMPGVGKSTLGVVLAKELGFEFVDADLLIQKREKRLLKEIIADEGVDGFLKIENDVNASISSTKTVIATGGSVIYGAEAMEHLKEIGTIVYLKLDYETLDSRLGSLKGRGVVLKDGQNLKSLYDERIPLYEKYADVTVDEGGLGLEETLDAVLEKISE
- a CDS encoding ribonuclease H family protein, with protein sequence MAKKVYAVRVGRKPGIYNTWDEAKAQVDGFKGPVFKGFTSMAEAEAFMKGGSVSSGAAKSATVKNDIVTAADAFQNLQKVTVEDGGKYNILDAQIKEQCIDKVALITKAFKTAFASLVSIDDISANEDVKTLMARYGCDFDSLTSEYNIAFVDGGGDKVGANFESTRILFGVVFYNAEESKFSLYRYALERGTDFDWLFRASNVAGEELAALFAMYIAARLGLKQIHIYQDNNLPAKYFSGAFKKIHKMDDYMLQIFINASLQYLKQGLEINFLYVPSEHAAYKDKAKATKGKAVYESQDIPKISFEMAEFLNGVSDRLADYKN
- a CDS encoding AraC family transcriptional regulator codes for the protein MDLKNYQHEVVVTDEGLPFKLFAFEGQNGNYVREKHWHRSIEIFAVWEGRLEFTLQEKRFPLNGGEFVIVNSNEVHSIAAPDVNKTVVLQIPQDTFAEYFTDEQFIWFSHGDRETDHRVFTLLQEMYLIYTNGEEANKLQVLSLYYELLYILVTKYRKFNVNEEILKNSKQLKKLSNITRYMKDHYAESISLESMAEQFNYSPSYLSRMFQKHAGINFKDYLLGIRLEHAVRELEETNGQIVDIALGNGFPNSKAFSNAFRDKYGVLPSEYRRSNE
- a CDS encoding DUF6273 domain-containing protein, translated to MRRAIRVSKKILAFSLAVFMGVAVLGLSLQADAAKKKSSGTYAEGDDIAFGTLDGNIINWTILTYDDTTKVALIVSRKTLHSNSVIAYRDSINKMYNDSKTSAGYVRWEDNYWRGWLNQIFYDQCFTDAEKATIQKTSLTEEAAQTSLMNFYHDTTLDAYYLAGNVKNSLNMNIYNNQSTTSDYIFFLSSDEYTEYKDTMKYETSNTWPLRTNAYDDPAQGLFVNDAKKLIERKYYYLGDGIRPAMYVKLGKTDEEKAAEAEENTDTSSSDTIVTSDNQSTDKSTTDSAKKETSNNTTSNNTSSNQTSAANSSSSASTSTSTAKATSSKKYANNGTNIGNITLPDDASYSMSNGSTAQVAIDLDYLNSTDKKYNITYKSSDASVFTVDSNGLITSVGKGTGTLTVRMKKSNGKTYTMTCRVDVT
- a CDS encoding L-fucose/L-arabinose isomerase family protein; translated protein: MNNMPNVKIGVVAVSRDCFPESLSVNRRKALIEAYTKKYGAEHIYECPVCIVESEIHMVQALEDIKKAGCNALCVYLGNFGPEISETLLAKHFEGPKMFIAAAEESGNSLLDGRGDAYCGMLNASYNLQLRNIKAYIPEYPVGDAEDCADMIHEFEPIARAVIALSDLKIISFGPRPLNFLACNAPIKQLYNLGVEIEENSELDLFEAFNKHEGDSRIPEVVADMEKELGAGNKKPEVLAKLAQYELTLKDWVRDHKGYRKYVAIAGKCWPAFQTQFGFVPCYVNSRLTGEGIPVSCEVDIYGCLSEFIGTVVSEDIVTLLDINNSVPKDMYNEEIKGKTNYTLQDTFMGFHCGNTCSKKLAFCEMKNQKIMARTLPVEVTNGTLEGDIAPGEITFYRLQSTADNILRAYIAQGEVLDVRTKSFGSIGVFAIPEMGRFYRHWLIEKGFPHHGAVAFGHYGKALYEVFKYIGVEVDEIGYNQPAGVRYPTENPFA